In the Rhinoderma darwinii isolate aRhiDar2 chromosome 13, aRhiDar2.hap1, whole genome shotgun sequence genome, one interval contains:
- the AATK gene encoding serine/threonine-protein kinase LMTK1 isoform X7: MSKQPARSVQLLKSTDLGRQSLLYLKEIGNGWFGKVLLGEVNSGLSSTQVVVKELKVSASVQEQMLFLEETQPFRVLQHPNLLQCLAQWAEITPYLLVMEFCPLGDLKGYLQSCATAESTSPDPLTLQRMGCEVCCGLLHLHKNNYTHSDLALRNCLLSADLTVKIGDYGLSHSKYRDDYLVTSDQLWVPLRWIAPELIDEVHGNLLVVDQTKASNIWSLGVTLWELFELGRQPYDTYSDRQVLGYVIKEQQLKLPKHQLKQLLSDRWYEVMQFCWLQPEQRPSAEEVHLLLSYLSVKGAGELEEEFEKRWNAMKPNGGADSGVHHDNELSSYPLLEHFSSDGFHSDGDDVLTVTQTSQGLNFEYKWERGQHEQYPLSPGCQSYQDMYYTTSTGDRLSLGVSPSGYENKDCNPDSRPLELVPVVSARSPSVAGDYYVRIEEHLGSNVQQEYSPQYEEHSVKYKEEPGTEEDSCNNSPSISLSMEPLLVHVENSTEDSGWLSQAKKRNSCSLSGDEADEHPVEENDGLKGFVDPLRASPSFNQFCQAQPGADEIPLPNTSESGDTGQIRRERFDTTKAEDGSQHSDFPPEISERTSQLPAFSPHWASNISSNNNISSEPQQHSLGVWCNHRSEDTQENESLPPYGPETWQAMETGEGDNNMSIAEGLRENFYKAEELMTQESSENHDPPGQCSTTAKTTVPYSDHIPHPLQSPDIDLGQEMDPLGVGLLIHCEDIQSTEEDVSIAVYQVVPLSPDKEINSLEKTDPKEFYQMQSDSEDEDTMELTSGVFTDLSSERGDLAPSFRSLQKQVGTPDSLDSLDMPSTSSSCGTFSLGTYAPCAHYKALDSGYDTENYESPEFVLKEPQDSRETEVYYQLSQSQENSLEPGDMPMSRSVSSDLQGLDAKNPYRDSAYFSDYDSFNREEEEEGDQREQQEASESSLCTKPDIETTVSDLEGNVEDTYQGHTVTNVEGDDPEISLSPLPSTAPKEVSLLEPPLIVREESVDEGLGLECPKDSSTEKQANTSSSVESVSSHRTFTLSPVQLCLTKTCMVKPGAVGSITLTTGLQADGKSSCNREALGASHLPKCLSPPLIRKEGRVGDTLDDDEEDEESDDSEESDEELRCYNIQEHSEESEEEHAAVPIVIADNGSCGHLRSLLKVPSFLPQAEPTELDRKKKAVSFFDDVTVYVFDQESPTLELPDQEFPELPPVLQEVTFKEPTNHLLDSGEFEWEEALPIKPVKSSFITTLPPVVLTTEVDRTPDPIPVSIPVAAPVPIPVPVQKPQLPVQFSRFSVSPTAVSRFSITQVADNAMGSLEEKVKTGDQV, from the exons ATGTCGAAGCAGCCGGCAAGATCAG TGCAACTTCTTAAATCTACAGACCTGGGACGACAGAGCTTGTTGTACTTGAAGGAGATCGGTAATGGATGGTTTGGCAAG GTGCTGCTCGGGGAGGTGAATTCTGGACTCTCTAGTACTCAGGTCGTGGTGAAGGAACTTAAAGTCAGCGCCAGCGTTCAGGAGCAGATGCTTTTTCTAGAAGAGACACAGCCCTTCAG GGTTTTACAACATCCGAACCTTCTTCAGTGTCTGGCGCAGTGGGCGGAGATCACCCCTTATCTCTTGGTCATGGAATTCTGCCCGCTG GGAGATCTTAAAGGATATCTCCAGAGCTGTGCGACCGCAGAGTCCACATCGCCCGACCCACTGACCCTACAGCGGATGGGCTGTGAAGTTTGCTGCGGGCTCCTTCACCTGCACAAGAATAATTACACCCACAG TGACCTCGCTCTGCGGAACTGTCTACTTTCGGCTGACTTGACTGTGAAAATTGGCGACTATGGACTCTCTCATTCGAAGTATCGG GATGACTACCTTGTGACGTCGGACCAGTTGTGGGTTCCGCTGCGCTGGATCGCACCGGAGCTCATTGATGAAGTACATGGGAACTTGCTGGTCGTCGATCAGACCAAGGCCAGTAACATCTG GTCCCTGGGCGTCACTCTTTGGGAGCTGTTTGAATTGGGACGTCAGCCTTATGACACTTACTCCGACCGCCAGGTTCTCGGCTATGTTATCAAGGAACAGCAGCTCAAACTACCCAAGCACCAACTTAAGCAACTCCTCTCGGACCGCTG GTATGAGGTGATGCAGTTTTGCTGGCTGCAGCCAGAGCAAAGACCCTCAGCAGAGGAGGTGCACCTTCTTCTCTCCTACTTGAGTGTTAAGGGCGCTGGCGAGCTGGAGGAAGAGTTTGAAAAGCGCTGGAATGCCATGAAACCAAATGGTGGAGCCGATAGCGGGGTTCACCATGACAACGAACTCTCTTCCTACCCGCTactggaacatttctcctctgatgGATTTCACTCTGATGGAGATGATGTGTTAACGGTCACTCAAACAAGCCAGGGGCTCAACTTTGAGTATAAGTGGGAGCGTGGACAGCATGAACAATACCCACTGAGCCCTGGTTGCCAATCATACCAAGACATGTACTACACAACAAGCACTGGAGATAGACTAAGTCTGGGTGTGTCGCCATCTGGTTATGAAAATAAGGACTGTAATCCTGACTCTCGTCCACTTGAGTTGGTGCCAGTTGTAAGTGCTCGTAGTCCATCGGTGGCAGGAGACTATTATGTCCGTATTGAGGAACATCTAGGCAGCAATGTCCAGCAGGAATACAGTCCACAGTATGAAGAGCAcagtgtaaaatataaagaggaaCCGGGAACAGAGGAGGACTCATGTAATAATAGTCCTTCTATAAGCCTTTCTATGGAGCCCCTTCTGGTACATGTGGAGAACTCTACAGAAGATAGCGGTTGGCTTAGCCAGGCCAAAAAACGAAATTCGTGCTCTCTGTCTGGAGATGAGGCAGACGAGCATCCTGTTGAGGAGAATGACGGTTTAAAAGGTTTTGTTGACCCTCTTAGAGCCTCACCATCTTTTAATCAGTTCTGCCAAGCACAGCCTGGCGCCGATGAGATACCACTCCCAAATACATCTGAAAGTGGGGACACTGGGCAGATCCGTAGAGAAAGATTTGATACAACTAAAGCGGAGGATGGCTCACAGCACAGTGACTTTCCACCAGAAATATCTGAGAGGACTTCTCAACTTCCGGCATTTTCCCCACATTGGGCATCAAACATTTCATCGAACAATAATATCTCCAGTGAGCCGCAGCAACACAGCCTTGGTGTCTGGTGTAACCACCGCTCGGAAGACACCCAGGAGAACGAGTCACTACCACCATATGGACCTGAAACATGGCAAGCCATGGAGACTGGTGAAGGAGACAATAATATGTCCATAGCTGAAGGATTGCGGGAAAATTTTTACAAGGCTGAAGAGCTTATGACCCAGGAATCTTCAGAAAATCACGACCCACCAGGTCAATGCTCCACCACCGCTAAAACCACTGTACCCTACTCCGATCATATTCCCCATCCGTTACAGTCTCCAGACATAGATTTAGGTCAAGAAATGGATCCTCTAGGTGTAGGTTTGTTAATACATTGTGAAGATATTCAGAGCACAGAAGAAGATGTGTCCATTGCTGTATATCAAGTGGTCCCACTGTCACCAGATAAAGAGATAAACAGCCTGGAGAAGACAGACCCTAAAGAATTTTACCAGATGCAAAGTGACAGTGAAGACGAGGACACCATGGAGCTAACTTCTGGGGTGTTTACAGACCTCTCGAGTGAGAGAGGTGACTTGGCTCCATCCTTTAGGTCTTTGCAGAAACAGGTAGGGACTCCGGACTCTCTCGATTCTTTGGATATGCCATCTACATCCAGTTCCTGTGGGACATTTAGCCTTGGAACCTATGCCCCCTGCGCACATTACAAAGCACTGGACAGTGGCTACGACACGGAAAACTATGAGTCTCCAGAGTTTGTTTTAAAGGAACCACAAGACAGCAGAGAAACAGAGGTTTATTACCAGCTCAGTCAGTCCCAGGAGAATAGCCTGGAACCTGGAGATATGCCAATGTCCCGATCGGTCAGCAGTGATTTACAAGGTCTAGATGCCAAGAATCCCTACAGAGATTCTGCATATTTCTCAGACTATGACTCTTTTAATcgtgaggaagaagaggaaggagATCAAAGAGAACAGCAAGAAGCCTCAGAAAGCTCGCTGTGTACAAAGCCGGATATAGAAACTACGGTCTCAGACTTAGAGGGAAATGTTGAGGACACTTATCAAGGTCATACTGTGACCAACGTGGAAGGAGATGACCCAGAGATATCTCTTTCTCCTCTACCGTCTACTGCTCCAAAAGAGGTTTCATTGCTGGAGCCCCCTCTTATAGTACGGGAAGAGTCCGTGGATGAAGGTTTAGGGTTAGAATGTCCTAAAGATTCTTCCACTGAGAAACAAGCCAATACAAGTTCTTCTGTAGAGTCTGTCTCTTCACACAGGACCTTCACATTGTCCCCCGTCCAGTTGTGTCTGACCAAAACATGCATGGTGAAGCCAGGTGCAGTAGGCAGCATCACATTGACCACTGGTCTGCAGGCCGATGGCAAGTCGTCATGCAACAGAGAAGCACTGGGCGCCTCCCATCTACCCAAATGCCTTTCTCCTCCACTTATCCGGAAGGAGGGCAGAGTTGGTGACACcctggatgatgatgaggaggatgaagaaagTGATGACAGCGAGGAGTCTGATGAAGAGCTCCGCTGCTATAACATCCAGGAGCATAGTGAAGAGAGCGAGGAAGAGCACGCTGCTGTACCCATTGTTATCGCAGATAATGGGAGTTGTGGGCATCTCAGAAGCCTCCTGAAGGTGCCCAGTTTCTTGCCTCAGGCTGAACCAACAGAGCTGGACAGAAAGAAGAAAGCGGTGTCTTTCTTTGATGATGTTACCGTCTATGTGTTTGACCAG GAGAGCCCGACACTGGAGCTACCGGATCAGGAATTCCCAGAACTTCCTCCTGTGCTGCAGGAGGTGACTTTTAAGGAGCCCACAAACCACCTCCTAG ACAGCGGTGAGTTTGAGTGGGAGGAGGCCTTGCCTATTAAACCTGTGAAATCCTCCTTTATAACCACCCTCCCGCCGGTCGTGCTGACTACTGAAGTTGATCGCACCCCTGATCCCATACCTGTGTCCATTCCCGTGGCCGCACCTGTGCCCATTCCCGTGCCCGTCCAGAAGCCGCAGCTGCCTGTTCAGTTTTCCCGATTCAGCGTCTCTCCAACGGCTGTGTCCCGGTTCTCTATAACGCAAGTGGCCGACAATGCCATGGGATCCCTGGAAG aaaaagtcaagactGGAGATCAGGTCTAA
- the AATK gene encoding serine/threonine-protein kinase LMTK1 isoform X4: MGWIFALLFSSFCTPSFAFSSHFDSDGAPLSELSWPSSLAVVAVSFSGLITFIFLMLACLCCKKGDIGFKVGTFKELDNVEGEDYTTEFSIQSSPDAQNGPEVYVLPLTEVSVPMSKQPARSDLGRQSLLYLKEIGNGWFGKVLLGEVNSGLSSTQVVVKELKVSASVQEQMLFLEETQPFRVLQHPNLLQCLAQWAEITPYLLVMEFCPLGDLKGYLQSCATAESTSPDPLTLQRMGCEVCCGLLHLHKNNYTHSDLALRNCLLSADLTVKIGDYGLSHSKYRDDYLVTSDQLWVPLRWIAPELIDEVHGNLLVVDQTKASNIWSLGVTLWELFELGRQPYDTYSDRQVLGYVIKEQQLKLPKHQLKQLLSDRWYEVMQFCWLQPEQRPSAEEVHLLLSYLSVKGAGELEEEFEKRWNAMKPNGGADSGVHHDNELSSYPLLEHFSSDGFHSDGDDVLTVTQTSQGLNFEYKWERGQHEQYPLSPGCQSYQDMYYTTSTGDRLSLGVSPSGYENKDCNPDSRPLELVPVVSARSPSVAGDYYVRIEEHLGSNVQQEYSPQYEEHSVKYKEEPGTEEDSCNNSPSISLSMEPLLVHVENSTEDSGWLSQAKKRNSCSLSGDEADEHPVEENDGLKGFVDPLRASPSFNQFCQAQPGADEIPLPNTSESGDTGQIRRERFDTTKAEDGSQHSDFPPEISERTSQLPAFSPHWASNISSNNNISSEPQQHSLGVWCNHRSEDTQENESLPPYGPETWQAMETGEGDNNMSIAEGLRENFYKAEELMTQESSENHDPPGQCSTTAKTTVPYSDHIPHPLQSPDIDLGQEMDPLGVGLLIHCEDIQSTEEDVSIAVYQVVPLSPDKEINSLEKTDPKEFYQMQSDSEDEDTMELTSGVFTDLSSERGDLAPSFRSLQKQVGTPDSLDSLDMPSTSSSCGTFSLGTYAPCAHYKALDSGYDTENYESPEFVLKEPQDSRETEVYYQLSQSQENSLEPGDMPMSRSVSSDLQGLDAKNPYRDSAYFSDYDSFNREEEEEGDQREQQEASESSLCTKPDIETTVSDLEGNVEDTYQGHTVTNVEGDDPEISLSPLPSTAPKEVSLLEPPLIVREESVDEGLGLECPKDSSTEKQANTSSSVESVSSHRTFTLSPVQLCLTKTCMVKPGAVGSITLTTGLQADGKSSCNREALGASHLPKCLSPPLIRKEGRVGDTLDDDEEDEESDDSEESDEELRCYNIQEHSEESEEEHAAVPIVIADNGSCGHLRSLLKVPSFLPQAEPTELDRKKKAVSFFDDVTVYVFDQESPTLELPDQEFPELPPVLQEVTFKEPTNHLLDSGEFEWEEALPIKPVKSSFITTLPPVVLTTEVDRTPDPIPVSIPVAAPVPIPVPVQKPQLPVQFSRFSVSPTAVSRFSITQVADNAMGSLEEKVKTGDQV, encoded by the exons GAGCTTGATAATGTGGAGGGAGAAGACTACACCACAGAATTCTCTATCCAGAGTTCTCCAGACGCACAAAATGGACCAGAAGTTTATGTTCTTCCCCTTACAGAAGTGTCGGTGCCCATGTCGAAGCAGCCGGCAAGATCAG ACCTGGGACGACAGAGCTTGTTGTACTTGAAGGAGATCGGTAATGGATGGTTTGGCAAG GTGCTGCTCGGGGAGGTGAATTCTGGACTCTCTAGTACTCAGGTCGTGGTGAAGGAACTTAAAGTCAGCGCCAGCGTTCAGGAGCAGATGCTTTTTCTAGAAGAGACACAGCCCTTCAG GGTTTTACAACATCCGAACCTTCTTCAGTGTCTGGCGCAGTGGGCGGAGATCACCCCTTATCTCTTGGTCATGGAATTCTGCCCGCTG GGAGATCTTAAAGGATATCTCCAGAGCTGTGCGACCGCAGAGTCCACATCGCCCGACCCACTGACCCTACAGCGGATGGGCTGTGAAGTTTGCTGCGGGCTCCTTCACCTGCACAAGAATAATTACACCCACAG TGACCTCGCTCTGCGGAACTGTCTACTTTCGGCTGACTTGACTGTGAAAATTGGCGACTATGGACTCTCTCATTCGAAGTATCGG GATGACTACCTTGTGACGTCGGACCAGTTGTGGGTTCCGCTGCGCTGGATCGCACCGGAGCTCATTGATGAAGTACATGGGAACTTGCTGGTCGTCGATCAGACCAAGGCCAGTAACATCTG GTCCCTGGGCGTCACTCTTTGGGAGCTGTTTGAATTGGGACGTCAGCCTTATGACACTTACTCCGACCGCCAGGTTCTCGGCTATGTTATCAAGGAACAGCAGCTCAAACTACCCAAGCACCAACTTAAGCAACTCCTCTCGGACCGCTG GTATGAGGTGATGCAGTTTTGCTGGCTGCAGCCAGAGCAAAGACCCTCAGCAGAGGAGGTGCACCTTCTTCTCTCCTACTTGAGTGTTAAGGGCGCTGGCGAGCTGGAGGAAGAGTTTGAAAAGCGCTGGAATGCCATGAAACCAAATGGTGGAGCCGATAGCGGGGTTCACCATGACAACGAACTCTCTTCCTACCCGCTactggaacatttctcctctgatgGATTTCACTCTGATGGAGATGATGTGTTAACGGTCACTCAAACAAGCCAGGGGCTCAACTTTGAGTATAAGTGGGAGCGTGGACAGCATGAACAATACCCACTGAGCCCTGGTTGCCAATCATACCAAGACATGTACTACACAACAAGCACTGGAGATAGACTAAGTCTGGGTGTGTCGCCATCTGGTTATGAAAATAAGGACTGTAATCCTGACTCTCGTCCACTTGAGTTGGTGCCAGTTGTAAGTGCTCGTAGTCCATCGGTGGCAGGAGACTATTATGTCCGTATTGAGGAACATCTAGGCAGCAATGTCCAGCAGGAATACAGTCCACAGTATGAAGAGCAcagtgtaaaatataaagaggaaCCGGGAACAGAGGAGGACTCATGTAATAATAGTCCTTCTATAAGCCTTTCTATGGAGCCCCTTCTGGTACATGTGGAGAACTCTACAGAAGATAGCGGTTGGCTTAGCCAGGCCAAAAAACGAAATTCGTGCTCTCTGTCTGGAGATGAGGCAGACGAGCATCCTGTTGAGGAGAATGACGGTTTAAAAGGTTTTGTTGACCCTCTTAGAGCCTCACCATCTTTTAATCAGTTCTGCCAAGCACAGCCTGGCGCCGATGAGATACCACTCCCAAATACATCTGAAAGTGGGGACACTGGGCAGATCCGTAGAGAAAGATTTGATACAACTAAAGCGGAGGATGGCTCACAGCACAGTGACTTTCCACCAGAAATATCTGAGAGGACTTCTCAACTTCCGGCATTTTCCCCACATTGGGCATCAAACATTTCATCGAACAATAATATCTCCAGTGAGCCGCAGCAACACAGCCTTGGTGTCTGGTGTAACCACCGCTCGGAAGACACCCAGGAGAACGAGTCACTACCACCATATGGACCTGAAACATGGCAAGCCATGGAGACTGGTGAAGGAGACAATAATATGTCCATAGCTGAAGGATTGCGGGAAAATTTTTACAAGGCTGAAGAGCTTATGACCCAGGAATCTTCAGAAAATCACGACCCACCAGGTCAATGCTCCACCACCGCTAAAACCACTGTACCCTACTCCGATCATATTCCCCATCCGTTACAGTCTCCAGACATAGATTTAGGTCAAGAAATGGATCCTCTAGGTGTAGGTTTGTTAATACATTGTGAAGATATTCAGAGCACAGAAGAAGATGTGTCCATTGCTGTATATCAAGTGGTCCCACTGTCACCAGATAAAGAGATAAACAGCCTGGAGAAGACAGACCCTAAAGAATTTTACCAGATGCAAAGTGACAGTGAAGACGAGGACACCATGGAGCTAACTTCTGGGGTGTTTACAGACCTCTCGAGTGAGAGAGGTGACTTGGCTCCATCCTTTAGGTCTTTGCAGAAACAGGTAGGGACTCCGGACTCTCTCGATTCTTTGGATATGCCATCTACATCCAGTTCCTGTGGGACATTTAGCCTTGGAACCTATGCCCCCTGCGCACATTACAAAGCACTGGACAGTGGCTACGACACGGAAAACTATGAGTCTCCAGAGTTTGTTTTAAAGGAACCACAAGACAGCAGAGAAACAGAGGTTTATTACCAGCTCAGTCAGTCCCAGGAGAATAGCCTGGAACCTGGAGATATGCCAATGTCCCGATCGGTCAGCAGTGATTTACAAGGTCTAGATGCCAAGAATCCCTACAGAGATTCTGCATATTTCTCAGACTATGACTCTTTTAATcgtgaggaagaagaggaaggagATCAAAGAGAACAGCAAGAAGCCTCAGAAAGCTCGCTGTGTACAAAGCCGGATATAGAAACTACGGTCTCAGACTTAGAGGGAAATGTTGAGGACACTTATCAAGGTCATACTGTGACCAACGTGGAAGGAGATGACCCAGAGATATCTCTTTCTCCTCTACCGTCTACTGCTCCAAAAGAGGTTTCATTGCTGGAGCCCCCTCTTATAGTACGGGAAGAGTCCGTGGATGAAGGTTTAGGGTTAGAATGTCCTAAAGATTCTTCCACTGAGAAACAAGCCAATACAAGTTCTTCTGTAGAGTCTGTCTCTTCACACAGGACCTTCACATTGTCCCCCGTCCAGTTGTGTCTGACCAAAACATGCATGGTGAAGCCAGGTGCAGTAGGCAGCATCACATTGACCACTGGTCTGCAGGCCGATGGCAAGTCGTCATGCAACAGAGAAGCACTGGGCGCCTCCCATCTACCCAAATGCCTTTCTCCTCCACTTATCCGGAAGGAGGGCAGAGTTGGTGACACcctggatgatgatgaggaggatgaagaaagTGATGACAGCGAGGAGTCTGATGAAGAGCTCCGCTGCTATAACATCCAGGAGCATAGTGAAGAGAGCGAGGAAGAGCACGCTGCTGTACCCATTGTTATCGCAGATAATGGGAGTTGTGGGCATCTCAGAAGCCTCCTGAAGGTGCCCAGTTTCTTGCCTCAGGCTGAACCAACAGAGCTGGACAGAAAGAAGAAAGCGGTGTCTTTCTTTGATGATGTTACCGTCTATGTGTTTGACCAG GAGAGCCCGACACTGGAGCTACCGGATCAGGAATTCCCAGAACTTCCTCCTGTGCTGCAGGAGGTGACTTTTAAGGAGCCCACAAACCACCTCCTAG ACAGCGGTGAGTTTGAGTGGGAGGAGGCCTTGCCTATTAAACCTGTGAAATCCTCCTTTATAACCACCCTCCCGCCGGTCGTGCTGACTACTGAAGTTGATCGCACCCCTGATCCCATACCTGTGTCCATTCCCGTGGCCGCACCTGTGCCCATTCCCGTGCCCGTCCAGAAGCCGCAGCTGCCTGTTCAGTTTTCCCGATTCAGCGTCTCTCCAACGGCTGTGTCCCGGTTCTCTATAACGCAAGTGGCCGACAATGCCATGGGATCCCTGGAAG aaaaagtcaagactGGAGATCAGGTCTAA